AAGGATCATGAGGTCATCCGGGCCGAGCACGGATCCTTCGGCCCGGAGGCGATCCAGAATCGGGGCCGTGTTTCGAACCCCCGAAAGATTTATGTCGCCGATATCGAGAAGATGGAGGATCTCCCGGGTAAGCGACAGATCGGCGGCGGCGCTCTGTTTGTCAAGGTGGGGTAAAAGACGCAGGGCCAGATGGGAACCGGGTTCGGAATGCGCACACCCGGCGAGGTAGGACAGGAGATCTTTATACTCAAGTACTTTCAGGGCATGATCGTCCATGGAACCTACCGGCGACAAAGTTGATGCAGCCTTTTTGGGAATTGGACGGGACGCCTGAAACCATCCCTTATCCGGCAAGAATGTCTCTGTTCTTCGTTGATAGGGTCGTAAACGGAAAGCGAAGGACGGAAACTTTCGCCCCGTCCTTCGCCTTCATAGAATTTTTAAGGTACTGTAAGGTACTGTCTAATTGTTTCCTGAAGCATTACTCAGCGAAATCGCCTTTTTGTCGTCTTGACCATCTTTTTTCGCGCGGCGATCATCTTGCGCTTTTTCTGCACGCTGGGCTTCTCGTAGTATTCCCGCCTTCGAATCTCAGAAAGGATTCCTGATTTTTCGCACTGTTTCTTAAAACGGCGAAGGGCACCCTCGAAGCTTTCATTGTCCCTGACCCTTACACCAGGCATAAACAACCCTCCTTCCCATATTGGGATTGTAATCAAGCCATGCAGTTTAACCAAGTTTCAATAAGTTTTCAAGAGCTTTATCGACCATACCGGCTCTTTTTCAGCCCATGCCGCTCAATCTCTTGCCGCCCAGCATGTGCATGTGGAGATGAAACACCTCCTGTCCGCCATCAGGGTTGCAGTTGATCAGAACACGGTATCCCCCTTTTGCAACGCCCCTATCCCGGGCGATTCCGGCTGCGAGAAGTGTCATCCGTCCCAGCAGGACGCCGTGTTCCTCTCCGGCGTCGTTCAGGGTCGCCAGGTGTTTCTTCGGCACAATCAAAACGTGAACAGGGGCCTTCGGGCTGATATCCTCAAAGGCAATGAGTTCATCGTCCTCATGAACCACCTTTGCCGGTATCTTTCCACCGGCTATCTTGCAGAAAATACAGTCGAGCATGGATTACCTCCTGTTACCTGGCGGCTTTTTCCGCAAGCCCCCCCGTCCCGAACCTCCCGGCAAGTTCTTTTCGTACCTCTTCCGGCCGCACCGAGACCGCCGCAAGGAGGACCCATGTGTGGTAGATCAGGTCCGCCGTCTCCCTTACGACATTTCCACGGTCGCCGGCCGTTGCCGCCAGAATAAGCTCGAGACTCTCCTCCAGCACCTTCTTTCCAATTGCCTCCACATCCTTGGAGAGCAGGGAGGAGGTATATGAATCTTCCCTGGGGTTTCTTTTCCTGTCCACGATAACGGCGTAAAGACGATCAAGGATTTCCCGCTCTTCCCTGCCGTCATAAATCTCTTTTTCGTCGAATATGGTATGGGCGATATCTTCGTTACCACCCAGGGCCCGATAGAAACAGGAACGGTGGCCCGTATGACAGGCAGCGACTTTCTGGTCGGCCTTGACGACCAGGGCGTCCCCATCGCAATCGTAAAGGATCTCCTGGACCTTCTGCACATGACCCGAGGACTCCCCCTTCTGCCATAGCTTCTGCCGGGAACGGGAAAAATAGTGGGCAAGCCCGGTTTCCAGGGTTTTTACGAGCGCTTCCCGGTTCATGTAGGCCACCATGAGAACCTCACCGTTGGAGTGGTCCTGGACGATTGCCGGGATCAGCCCGCTTGAATCGAATTTGAGCTGCGAAAGATCAACTTTCAACATCCGCCTCCTTCAAAGCCTCACAGTAATACCGCGGGAATGCAGGTAGTCCTTGGCTTCCGGAACGGTGAACTCCCGGAAATGGAAGATCGATGCCGCCAACACGGCACTGGCGCACCCATCCGCCAACCCTTCGTACATGTGTTCCAGGTTTCCGACGCCGCCGGAAGCGATGACGGGAATTGAGACGGAGGTGGCGATGGTTTTCGTCAAGGGGATATCATAACCGTCCTTGGTGCCGTCCCTGTCCATGCTCGTCAGCAGGATTTCGCCGGCGCCATATTCTTCCATCCGCCTGGCCCATTCCAGGGCATCTATCCCCGTAGGATTCCTTCCTCCGTGGGTG
This genomic window from Deltaproteobacteria bacterium contains:
- a CDS encoding bifunctional phosphoribosyl-AMP cyclohydrolase/phosphoribosyl-ATP diphosphatase HisIE; the protein is MKVDLSQLKFDSSGLIPAIVQDHSNGEVLMVAYMNREALVKTLETGLAHYFSRSRQKLWQKGESSGHVQKVQEILYDCDGDALVVKADQKVAACHTGHRSCFYRALGGNEDIAHTIFDEKEIYDGREEREILDRLYAVIVDRKRNPREDSYTSSLLSKDVEAIGKKVLEESLELILAATAGDRGNVVRETADLIYHTWVLLAAVSVRPEEVRKELAGRFGTGGLAEKAAR
- a CDS encoding 30S ribosomal protein S21, coding for MPGVRVRDNESFEGALRRFKKQCEKSGILSEIRRREYYEKPSVQKKRKMIAARKKMVKTTKRRFR
- a CDS encoding histidine triad nucleotide-binding protein; the protein is MLDCIFCKIAGGKIPAKVVHEDDELIAFEDISPKAPVHVLIVPKKHLATLNDAGEEHGVLLGRMTLLAAGIARDRGVAKGGYRVLINCNPDGGQEVFHLHMHMLGGKRLSGMG